From Podospora bellae-mahoneyi strain CBS 112042 chromosome 5, whole genome shotgun sequence:
AAGCAGGGTCATGGCATTTTTGTCATGGCGTCGTCACTTGTAAGCCGCTCGCATTGCATGATCATGGTCCCCGTGCTTCTTGTTGCTTGTCTGCATCATCTCCAGAATCGAGTCAGCTCGTCGTATGTTTGCCCTATGCACACCACCGCTCACCACGCAACGGTCGTCCGATCTCAGTCAGAATGGTTGCTGACGGAAAACAAGTGCTGGCTTCCCACGCCGGGTAGGCGGGTTCACGGTTCAACATGTCAGCCCAGATCACGTTTCCTCCCGAGCATGTCGCCGTTTTGATTGAGTGAACCTTACCGGTCCGAGGCTTCCACACTTGTTGTCTCATATGCATGGCAACTCGGATCTTTCTTGGTTTCTATGACGacttcttgttcttttggCTCCCGCCGATCACCCATCACCCATTCACCTCGGTACCCGTCCCACCCGTTCATCCTCTTTCATGATAATACCCTAgaacaaaaggaaaaggggtgggtgagaCTGATCATAGCCGTTGCGGTTTGAGGTGcgtggaaaaaaaaaaaaaggcccGTCGTTGATACCACCTGATCACAATAGAAGATGACAAGTCACATTTTTCGCAACGGAGATGCAAGATATTGTGTGAtgtgagagggggaggtgggcaGAGAGCAAGGTTTGATGAAATCGATCGAGGGTAAGCACTAGGCTGCTTCAAGACCAGAAGCCATGAACCAGCTGATGACCTGGGTTGCCggcagcagtagcagcagcagagatAATGTAAGAAGCAGATATTTCCATCCCTACAGGGTGGAATATATGTGATGTATGTACCTGCCTAGACAAGGAGTTTGGGTTCTAGAATTCATGAAGATCCCTGACCCTGACCTttatccccccctccctgcGCGCCCCTTGGACAAAGTCGTAAGTTTTTGGGCTTTGtatcaccacaccatcaccacttcctccctcttcatgCACAGTTCTTCAGTTTCACCCATACCTAGAATCAGCCAAGAGGCCGGCCCGGGATTTGTTTTGTTGAATGCGACGGCAACACACAATCAGCTTTCGGATAGATAGCTAGAACGGCACGAGATtaaacaagaagaaaagatgTAAATACGTTGGCATTTGGTGAGTAAGTACCAACCTACATTGGGCCAGGGTCAGCGTAAGACGGTGGTTGTATAAGCCGTTTTATATGGGGCAAAAAGCACGCTAGGTAGCAGCCTCTCTCATCGATCAATGAGGAAAATGAAGCTTCTCGGTCCGGGTTTCTGGTTAATAGGTTAGATGATCCCTTGAAAATGCTCATTTTCGAGCTTCCCTACCACTGACCGAGCACTCTCACAAGATGGCTTCTTGcttttccccccccccaaaaaaccacTCCCCCAGACGCAGGTGAAGGTCGTCTTTCTTGGCGTAGGATTTCCAATACATGTCATGTTGTACTcccacatccaccccccgGTCCGTTTATCGCGGCGTCATGCCGTTGGTCCTGCACGCTGCACAAAATATATGAGAGGAAAAATGTCGCTTCTGCTTTCCTACTTGCTGCACTGAACGGAAGGATGTTCCGCTCCCGTGGTCCTCCATGCCTCAAACCTCCCGCCCCGTCGTCGATCGtaccccccgccctccccagTTCGACGCAGTTTTGATCCTGTGCTTCTCTgactaggtaggtagatcAACAACCGTCTGACATGGCATTAATACCTAACCTACTActgatcctcctccagctcgggTATGCCTTGGGAGGGAGCCATGTAGGAGCAATGCGACGATTCATACCGTTTCAACCGACCAGTGATaaccaccttcttcccaccccaGTCTCCACCGTCCACAAGGCCCCGCGATCGCCCCAGGCAAGGTGACGGCACAGCCCGTTTAGCTagctcttttttctttctgtggAACCGAATGCTACTGTCGTAGGAtctgtggtgatgatggagggaaggaagaagaagcaggccaacggcgcagcagcaactcgACTCAGCAAAGAGAAACCCCACGTCCAAGGAAACATGAACAAGGCAGAGGGGCACGGCAAAATATACTATTTGCATATAAGcagggggaaaaaaaatcAGAGAAGACTGGGGGATCGCCAACAGGGTTGCCCAAAACTCGGCAGAAACCACCAATTCTCCCCAGGATGGCCCCCAACAAGAATGCCAGTCAGTCAGTGCCTGAACCTTTTCGTTCCTGTCTTTGTTGCTCTCGCCTCGGTCCCCAAGAGGCCTGCGAGAGAAGCACCTCGCATTCGGCCCCTACGCGATGGTGTAAAAAGGGTTGAACCGCTCGCACAAGTGCCATGGGACAGGGTATTCGGTATATATGTATGTTGCGTGGTTGGTGGTTCGAGAAAAACGTCTCGATTTTATCCGTGTAACCCTAACCCATCAACTCTCAGTCATGCTCCTCGCTGTTGGCACCCCCCCTACTTCTCTACTCGCCCTGTGCAGCAAACCCTGGCATTCTTTTGCCTGCCCTATCCTGCCCTATCCTGCCCTACGAAGAAGGAGGGCTGCATTAGCTCACACACCCCATCTGCTTGGATGGCTGCACGACCCAAAAACGGTGTGCGGGATATGAgttgcagcagcaacaactgCCAACAACAGTTAGGCAATACGGTGGTGGCCTCTCTCTTTTGCTGCGCCGCAGGGCACTCGGTTCGGtaacctttttcttctctcaaAACCCCTGTttgcccccctcctctttgcCGAGTGGGAATTGTTACCCTTCTGGGAACCACGTCTCTGAGTGGTCCAGGAGTGCGAACTTGAATCCATCATCCAGCACCGTTTTCTCCGTGCAACAATGAACCAAGatttgtggttgtggttgaggtggataCCGTCGGCCCTGAAGATACACAGACACCTACACGTGAAGGACGATGATCATCTTCTGCATATTCGCCGTCGGAGATTGCAGCGGACCACGCAGCAATATCAAGGCAAGTTCTTGGGCACCGAAGGGAAATAGTTTGGATCGCGCAGTCTTTCTCGGTTCCGTTTGGCGATCTCGGCTTGCCTCTTCTTGAACAGCCGCTGTTGGAAAAAGGTGCTGCAGAAAACTTGGTCAGCACCCGGCCCTGTTTCGCCCAGAAAAGGTTCACGGAAGCAAAGCATGGAGGGAAACTGACGGTTTGAGTTCAAACACGCGaggctcttcctcctcggctggTGAAGCTGATGtctcctcttttttctgCAAGACCGTTAGCACAGGCACACGACACGACACCgccagggggaggagggaggaggaggcgggagagtTGGCGGATCTAACCGTTGCTGccgccttgtccttgtccttgtcatctgtctttttggtgtcatccttctcgtccttgtcgtccttgtcctccttgtcctccttcttctctgccttttccttcttcttcttctgtttCTCTTCGtactccttcttcacccgcTCAATCTCgtcttccagctccttcttcttgcgcgCTTCGATGGCGGCATGGTCGATCTTGGGGGTGCAGAAGCCTGTGTCTTTGAGATGAGAAGGACAGACGTAGAACCAGTCTTTGCTGTCCGGTGTGATCAGGACACTGGAGCTGGGCTTGTAGCAAATCTCGCATGACTTGGCCGAGGTCTCGGCAACCTTGCGGTGTGTGTACTTGTTTGGAAACGCCATCTTCGGGCATTCgagacagacagagagagagagagagagagagagagagagagagagagagagagagagagagagagaaagagagtTGTTTGTTGATGTCGTGATTCCAAATAATGCTGAGCTGTCGACGCGACAAGCCCTAGGCAAGGCGGCCGCGGGGTAGCTCCCTCCAGCCTAAGCCATAAAAACACCGTGTTTATACAGTACGCGGCACTGTGTTCTCAAAATGTTGTCTGCCCCTGACCAGACGGAGGTCTTCATGAGAGATTGTCTATGTTTTTGTATGGACTCGGGTCTATCTTCATGAACCGAGCGAATCTCAAGGCCAGCCAAGTATCCAACTATTAGTCCTCATCCATGCCCTCCCCATCCAAgtcattctcatcatcatcatcatcctcgccgccttctgcatcttcatcgtcttcctcttcactcGATGTCCCACTTCCTTCGCTTTCACCCTCACTCCCAGGATCATAatcctcttcgtcttcatcttcttcatcctgtAACCGCTGCTCTGCCTCCCACTGTGCCTTTTCCAGCTCTGTCATGCCCGCAGTCTGCGCATTCTCcgcctctccttccccgGTTCCATCAGCACCATTCTCCTCACCAGTGGTTTTATTATTCTCGGCCAGCTCCCTCTTGGCCTTGCGATTTTCAGCCATGCTCTTATCCGCCAGACCGTGCCGTTGCACGTAATTAGCATTGATCCCCTCAAAGTCCTCTTTGTCCAGCATGCCAaactcaatctccttctccacatTGCCCGACTCGTCCACGTCGAGCTCAACCACAATGTTGAACGTCCTCGCCAGCACCGAAGTGAAGCTCAACGCCACGATCCTATCCAGTGGCAAGAACACAATCGGCTTCTTGAACCCCCACAGTATCCCCGTcggcaagaagaacaggtACCCATCTTTGCTCCCCCTGAAGGCCTTGACGTGCACCGCCTTTTCCGTGGGGCGATGGGCTTGCCTCGTTACCGAGTGGAAAAGTTTTGGGTCCGACGCAACAATGCTGCAAGAGTGGTTCCCTGCGGATTTGAGAGAAGTTGCCAGCGCCCAGTGGAACAGTGTACTGTAACTGTCCGACACGGCTTCTGCCGTCTTGGCGGAGGCGCCCCCGATCGAGCCTGGCTTTGGAGCTGCCCCGGGGACAGTGAAGACGAACGGTTCGAGAGCGGCTGGACTCGTCGGCGCAGCACCCGCGGCGGGTTTGGCCGTTCGAGTAGGAAGGTAGCTGTTGCGGGGGAGGACGACGTAGTTGTGTTGAACTGTGGACTTTTCGGGGACTGGGAGATAGAAGATGTGCTCTGTACGGCGGTGAAAATCACAAAAATCAGTAATTGCCCAGCAAAGACAGACCGAGGACAGAGAACGCAACGTACCAATCTCCTTCCATGGGTACACGATCCCCTGCACAGGCGTAGAGCTGCCGGACACGCTTGCGTACAAAAAGTTCTTGGTGAAGCACACATCGTACTTTTTGCGCTGTGGCGCCGATGCGGAAATATCCTTGACCTCGAGCAGCACCTGTTCTGAGGTAGCTGCGTCAAGACTtacacctcctcccgccgTACTCCCGTTCGACTGTGTCTGTTGCGACGGCTGTACTTGTGCGATATCGACCCGTCTTCGTTTGGCGGCCGGGCCGTTGTCGTCTTGTGTAGAGCCATGGTCGGAGGCCGTGGCAATGCGCTCGTATACAAAGCTGGCGATCTCGTTGAACAGTCCGACACGCGCTGGAGTGTCTGGTGTTTTGCTCGTCAGTATTCTCCCTGGGCCGACATCACGGGGTGCACGACATGGCATACCGGCGGCTTCCTGGATGCCCGCGAGGATGTCTGGTCGCGTTTGGAAGACTGATTGGAGAGTCTCAACATTGAGCTTTGCCGGCATGGCGGGCAATTGGTAGTGTTTCGAGATGTGGGAGATGCCAAATTACATGTGGTTGTCTATGTGTGTTTGGAAAATGGTTGCCAGGCTGCCAGGTTGCCTTATCGTGCGTTTGGAGTCTCGAGTTTTCGTGTCTTGGACGCGTTAATTGACTTGGTTCTGCCATAATTTAGGCGCCAACATCATGTGACGTCAGTTGCAAGTCCCCTAACCCTCTTTCTTGTCCATagccaaaacaaaaaacaacaTGTCACAGCCGTGCTTGGATTGTCCAAAATACCTATCAATTGTTCCGGGACAAAGTCCTTTTCTCTATTTTGACTCTCCAACTCTATCTTactctccctcaaccctGGTTACTGACCTTGCACAGCACCGCCGACCACCGTCACTTTTTCCTTGCCATTTCCAGCATCAATCACCAATGTCTCCTTCGGCCCCGTGCTGACCGTCATCGCCGGCTTCATGGCCGCCGCATCTGTCGGGGAGGACCGGTCGGCTCTTCCCTTCTTCCCGCGCCGTCTCAAAGTCGGGCTCACTGTTGGGATACCGCCCTGACCCAAGACAGGTTTTCCCGTCACATGCActttcttgtcctcgtccGTCCACGTCTCGAAATCAAGCGATGTCCAATCCTCGGTGCCAATTGTCGGCATCGATTCCATGGAAATGGGAGTGGTGGTCCAATCCCAGTCTGTGCCGGTCAAGTCGGACTCGATGCTGActagggaggtggagaggctGTCTGTCCAGGACCAAGAATCATCCGTCGTCCAAGACCACGAATCatctgtggtggtggagcttTCCCAGGAGATATCTgaggtgctgctggcggTGTCCCAaatcatggtggtggtggttcccCAAGGTTCCTCGGTCCAGGGGTCGTAGCTGCTGGTGGAAGTGGGGACGGCCGAGTAGGCGCCAGTAGAGTACGAGGTGCATTTCGAGGCTGAAtacgaggaagaagagctcGAGGCTTGTGTCATCACCCAGCTTTctgaggaggtcgaggagagCTCCCCATGTTTCGAGTCGTCGTCGGCCGAAGAGGGCGCGTCGGACCCCTCTTCACAGTCGCCGTGAAACTGGCCGATGCCATGGGTCGATATGATGTTGGTGCCGCAGTTTTGGTATTGAGCAAAGTAGATCTTGTGCTCCTTCTGTCGGAAAAGAGCTTTGAGCTGCGTCAGAGGTTGTCAAGTCTCGGATGGAATGAGGCAGACGTACCGTATACCGACCGCAGGAACGTATCTCCAAGAATGTAAAACTGATCCCAGGAAGGGACAACGCCCAGGAGACAGAGGGTTTCCTCGTTGTCACCAAACACACCTGGTTCAAGCTGGAAAATAAAGTCTCTGTAGGGCACACGAATGGTTTGGTTCCCAAAGCCGAAATCAACGCTCCCCTCGGCGTGGAGGTGGGAACAATCGACAATGGTACCGTATGTTGCATTGTCCACGGCGTCTGGGAAGAACCTTTTGATGTTTTCGAATACATGGTTTGGCACGTATGTGAGGGTGGTACCTGTATCGGGGAGAAAGCGTTCTTCGAAGCTGTGTTCGGTCACAGGCATGGACAGGCACGACCCGGGTTGGGTGACGCCGATGTAGGTGAGGTTGATCCAGTACCGGTAGTaaccatcctcttcctggTTGAGCTGGCTTGCCATCTCCACGCCGTGGAGGGGCCCTCTGAATTTGGCCATGTCGACACCGCCAAAGACAATCTCGCCTAGAGTGACACAATCGAACTGTTAGAATGCCGGCAACGAAAGACATGTGATGATGAAATGAGGAACCTACCATTTTCATCATCTACGCTTCCAAGCGAGAAGCTGAAATCCTTGTCTCGAATTAGCTTCTGTGAATACATGGCATCGATCATGCCGCTGTAGTTTTGGTTGTATCCCTCTCCATATGCCACTCCAAAAATGCCCGAGATCATGCCCGACGACCACGTCGCCACTCCAAACTGAACCGGCTGCCTGAGCGAGAACATTTCGTCGTCATAGTACTCGGATGGATCTGTCTGGCTCGTCAGTGCCTGTGATGGCGGACAGTGAAAACGACCGGCTGGATGAAGTCTCGCTCACCGTTGAAGCTGATGGCATCCTTGTAGAATTCAATGTGCGTTTCCCCGCTGCCGTACGTGATGTACTTGGATGGAAAGGTCTTGTTCATGCTGATCACAGTTTCCGACTGCTGTGGCAGATACATGCCCAGTGACCGGCAGAGCTTCTCGTAGGACGGATTCCAACCAACCATGGTGCAGTGTGGACTGACCCATGTTTCGGAAGAACCAGTATCGAAGTCGAGGGTCACGGCCTGAGCGGGCTCTCCAATCCACACTGCCTTGCTTGTTAGCAAGTGCCATATCCTCTCACGAAGGCCGGACTCACTCTTGATGCCATAGGCCATCTCCTTGAATATGCTGGTCAGGTTGGCCTGGGCAAGTGTAGCTGCAGGCGGGGCGGAGGATGTTGTGCTTGTGCTGTAGTAGTCGGAGGTATAATGCGCCGGAAGGCGCTGTGCATGAGGGAACCCACGGCTTGATCTGGACTGCTGTTGACTGGGGCTTCGTTTTCTCATCGGCAAGCGAACAATGCCATTTTCGGCATCCCTGGAACGTCTAGCTGCAGACGCCGGGTCCGCCTTTGCAGCAGCGGTTGATGTTGCGGACACTAGAAGGCACAGCAGGATGCTCCAGCCTTGGGGGAAGTGCATAATGAGACGGGAGACGCACAGAATGTGCGCGACAGCTGCAGAGAAGCAGGTGAATGGAGAAGCTGCTGTACTGGCAGGATGTTGTGTTCCGTGGTGAGGAGCAATGGCTGCCAGTCAAGTGCCATGATCTATCATATATATGTAACAGCCGTCAGGACTCAGAAGGCGCCTGAACAAGTTTGATCATCTCGATCTTGACCTACCCGACGCTAGATTGGGCGCGGCTTGCACGTTTCAACCAAAAGGGTTGTGTagcttcagcttcagcaCAGCATCTAGGTATCGGTATCACCATGCTGCCGACAAGTTCCGTGGGGAACCCGAGAGGTGCTTGTGTTAGCAACGGCCCAACAGACGATCGAAACTGTCATAGCAATCAGCCCACTTGCCGTCTGGGAGACTGCAGCCACAGGCTCTGTGACTCGAGGCTCGGTGGTGACAAGTCAAACAATGACGCTGTCGTGATAGTCAAGCTACCCGCAGATCCCCTTGGCAGCACGCAATCGGCCGTTCGGTATTGAAATAGAGAAGATGAGCCAAGCACCTATTTTGCAAGCGGCAACCGACTCAATGCCAACCCAGCATGTTGCTTCACGTGCTTGATGACCATGTTAGGTATGAGCTCAGCACGGAACTCTTGTATGCCTAGGAACGAGTGTTAGTGCGGGGGTCGATCTCTGTTTTGGTTGTTCATTGCAATACTACCTGGTGTATGCCACATAACAAGGCATTGATCAAATACCCATGAGGTGCGCCTTGACCCAGTTGGGTCTATGGAAATAGGTAATGGCCGTTGTTGGTCCGCCTGGACTATTATGGATTGTTTAGGTATCCCGTCCGTCCGCAGAGCCAAGTGCCAGCCAAGTCGGGACATAGTTGTATTTCTAGGAACACAAGACCTTGTCATGAACAGGACACCCGATATAGAAGGGTACAAGCGAGATCATCCACTCAGCGCTGGCTGAGCACCCTACTTATAGCTTTTATTTCATATTTTCGTACGGTGCTCAAATCAACAAGCTTGGGTTGATCATCCACGCGCCGCTGATAAAGGTCCATGCGTAAACCACGAACAGGGAACTGTTTTTGTTCAGTCAACATGATAAGCAAGAGCTTCTTATAAAATGAAATTGACATTTACCGGTGGTGAGATATGAAGTGTATGTGAATAGCTAGTGTCGCAAGTCATGATTACTGGCAATTCGAACGCCGTACCCCGTATCCATTACTTCAGGATCATATTTGCCTCAATAA
This genomic window contains:
- a CDS encoding hypothetical protein (EggNog:ENOG503PZY2; COG:O; MEROPS:MER0080922), translating into MHFPQGWSILLCLLVSATSTAAAKADPASAARRSRDAENGIVRLPMRKRSPSQQQSRSSRGFPHAQRLPAHYTSDYYSTSTTSSAPPAATLAQANLTSIFKEMAYGIKMWIGEPAQAVTLDFDTGSSETWVSPHCTMVGWNPSYEKLCRSLGMYLPQQSETVISMNKTFPSKYITYGSGETHIEFYKDAISFNGERDFIQPVVFTALTSQTDPSEYYDDEMFSLRQPVQFGVATWSSGMISGIFGVAYGEGYNQNYSGMIDAMYSQKLIRDKDFSFSLGSVDDENGEIVFGGVDMAKFRGPLHGVEMASQLNQEEDGYYRYWINLTYIGVTQPGSCLSMPVTEHSFEERFLPDTGTTLTYVPNHVFENIKRFFPDAVDNATYGTIVDCSHLHAEGSVDFGFGNQTIRVPYRDFIFQLEPGVFGDNEETLCLLGVVPSWDQFYILGDTFLRSVYALFRQKEHKIYFAQYQNCGTNIISTHGIGQFHGDCEEGSDAPSSADDDSKHGELSSTSSESWVMTQASSSSSSYSASKCTSYSTGAYSAVPTSTSSYDPWTEEPWGTTTTMIWDTASSTSDISWESSTTTDDSWSWTTDDSWSWTDSLSTSLVSIESDLTGTDWDWTTTPISMESMPTIGTEDWTSLDFETWTDEDKKVHVTGKPVLGQGGIPTVSPTLRRRGKKGRADRSSPTDAAAMKPAMTVSTGPKETLVIDAGNGKEKVTVVGGAVQGQ
- a CDS encoding hypothetical protein (EggNog:ENOG503NVYS; COG:K); protein product: MPAKLNVETLQSVFQTRPDILAGIQEAADTPARVGLFNEIASFVYERIATASDHGSTQDDNGPAAKRRRVDIAQVQPSQQTQSNGSTAGGGVSLDAATSEQVLLEVKDISASAPQRKKYDVCFTKNFLYASVSGSSTPVQGIVYPWKEIEHIFYLPVPEKSTVQHNYVVLPRNSYLPTRTAKPAAGAAPTSPAALEPFVFTVPGAAPKPGSIGGASAKTAEAVSDSYSTLFHWALATSLKSAGNHSCSIVASDPKLFHSVTRQAHRPTEKAVHVKAFRGSKDGYLFFLPTGILWGFKKPIVFLPLDRIVALSFTSVLARTFNIVVELDVDESGNVEKEIEFGMLDKEDFEGINANYVQRHGLADKSMAENRKAKRELAENNKTTGEENGADGTGEGEAENAQTAGMTELEKAQWEAEQRLQDEEDEDEEDYDPGSEGESEGSGTSSEEEDDEDAEGGEDDDDDENDLDGEGMDED
- a CDS encoding hypothetical protein (BUSCO:EOG092651K1; EggNog:ENOG503P3W8; COG:S) gives rise to the protein MAFPNKYTHRKVAETSAKSCEICYKPSSSVLITPDSKDWFYVCPSHLKDTGFCTPKIDHAAIEARKKKELEDEIERVKKEYEEKQKKKKEKAEKKEDKEDKDDKDEKDDTKKTDDKDKDKAAATVRSANSPASSSLLPLAVSCRVPVLTVLQKKEETSASPAEEEEPRVFELKPTFFQQRLFKKRQAEIAKRNRERLRDPNYFPSVPKNLP